One Dermochelys coriacea isolate rDerCor1 chromosome 21, rDerCor1.pri.v4, whole genome shotgun sequence genomic window carries:
- the MLN gene encoding promotilin — protein MVSRKVVAFLLVVYVVAMLAEQTEGYLAFFTRSDIERMQLQEKQRNKAQKKSLMLQKRSEGREVTELSDVEGVDEGEIIKLTAPGEIGMQLDARQLEKYQHVLEELLTEMLLDARNV, from the exons ATGGTTTCCAGGAAGGTGGTGGCTTTTCTGCTTGTGGTGTATGTGGTGGCCATGCTGGCTGAACAGACTGAAGGCTACCTAGCCTTCTTCACCCGCAGCGACATCGAGAGGATGCAG CTCCAGGAGAAACAGAGGAACAAAGCGCAAAAGAAATCCCTGATGTTGCAGAAGCGATCGGAAGGCAGAGAAGTCACCGAGCTCTCTGATGTGGAGGGTGTGGATGAGGGCGAGATCATCAAG CTGACTGCTCCTGGAGAAATTGGAATGCAGCTCGACGCTAGGCAGCTGGAAAAATACCAGCACGTCCTGGAGGAACTGCTAACTGAGATGCTACTGGACGCTCGAAATG TTTAA